Proteins co-encoded in one Theileria equi strain WA chromosome 3, complete sequence genomic window:
- a CDS encoding hypothetical protein (encoded by transcript BEWA_002180A): protein MSAGELTLNIGSKCQGPCICSNKGNITASKDTSPESVRGFVSYVHSGKEQFTLKGTLDGGEKLGGGDDISGVKKVSVYYWDGDEDKKGRPLLIEVVRSDVENTEYYYNDKDYNEETQGNNRIWKYHGYSGEAPLQTRLDDCNASINNVVPFDIKDPLKELKFDSSASKGKGIEHVPSTPQLNGSNYKVTEYKITGSGTKLSRLEYDKQKLNVTIPPDTLHGIRLYSSPVNDNVPIAVELKSPGNGGSKWYYSEDDSGTNWGETGDGGHRLYGPDGKPTEALTKKLDGLACEHHNAVTMDLTKSNSDQYASDGNYCCEEHQKKGGKVSVTPVPVNCTQHQSQSSLKAYKHSISDDGLKLGGIKFYLNGDRSKQDRKRVQSTTLRLPAQGPVDVYVFYCSDNKPVLIYVQADEALPPITTWYRKEKNNDDKSWKKSNGKLKGLEPKNFNNLECKYWKKLKKVLHERSCSDLKDCSESPARNEEGASGDQEAEDEDLLGSDESSEDEQKTTQLSPQGAITLPGPKGDKGPDGNNGGDGGTVKDVSVENGKITSELSEYANLTDATNEAAETGKYGAKDREGSKTDARGSKAGSPSGSDGKPLQAPNYGESLRTQHITVLPDNSFDQVPNPKGEAIVDSKVESGLGQDGKSSLHPDTAPVGNQGGSGPGGGSGGRTQATSTISNSSPSWDLFGSGLGGLVARVVETAATLLKPAHTHGGFTSKSPQAPDGDPSPGASASGVSTARTPEEALLPDEAATNSQPTGESTHLPLTTTTHKYEGGQPPSETTAPEDAERPEHSAFTEVPALLGIGSIFGASSGTLTGAGATFFGGWKLYNRYKGDPWVRQI, encoded by the coding sequence atgagtgcTGGAGAATTAACACTGAATATAGGAAGCAAATGTCAAGGACCATGTATCTGTAGTAATAAAGGTAACATAACTGCTAGTAAGGATACTAGTCCAGAATCTGTCAGGGGTTTTGTCTCTTATGTACATTCTGGCAAAGAGCAATTTACTCTCAAGGGAACTTTAGATGGTGGTGAAAAGCTAGGTGGAGGTGATGATATTTCAGGTGTTAAGAAAGTCTCTGTCTACTATTGGGACGGAGATGAGGATAAGAAAGGCAGACCTCTTCTTATTGAGGTGGTAAGGAGTGATGTGGAGAATACAGAATACTATTATAATGACAAAGATTATAATGAAGAAACGCAAGGTAATAACAGGATTTGGAAGTACCACGGATATTCCGGAGAAGCACCCTTACAAACCAGACTTGACGACTGTAATGCTTCCATAAATAATGTCGTACCATTCGATATTAAAGATCCCCTTAAAGAGCTAAAATTCGACTCTTCCGCTTCAAAAGGTAAAGGTATAGAACATGTTCCGTCTACACCTCAACTTAATGGAAGCAATTACAAGGTCActgaatataaaattacTGGTTCTGGCACAAAATTGTCTCGACTAGAATATGATAAACAAAAGCTTAATGTAACTATTCCTCCCGATACACTTCATGGAATCAGACTATACTCCTCACCTGTTAATGATAATGTACCCATTGCAGTTGAACTAAAATCGCCAGGTAATGGAGGTTCTAAGTGGTATTATAGTGAAGACGATAGTGGTACCAACTGGGGAGAAACTGGCGATGGTGGACACAGATTATATGGCCCAGATGGTAAACCTACTGAAGCTCTTACCAAAAAGTTAGATGGACTTGCCTGTGAACATCATAATGCAGTCACTATGGATCTTACCAAGAGCAATTCTGATCAATATGCCAGTGATGGAAACTACTGTTGTGAGGAACATCAAAAGAAAGGTGGAAAGGTCTCCGTTACTCCTGTACCAGTTAATTGTACACAACATCAGAGCCAAAGCTCCCTTAAAGCTTATAAACATTCCATTTCTGATGATGGATTGAAACTAGGTGGTATTAAGTTCTACCTCAATGGCGATCGGTCTAAACAGGACAGGAAACGTGTACAATCTACTACACTACGATTGCCTGCTCAAGGACCAGTAGACGTTTATGTTTTTTATTGCAGTGATAATAAGCCAGTCCTAATTTATGTTCAAGCGGATGAAGCACTTCCTCCAATAACCACATGGTATAGAAAAGAAAAAAacaatgatgataaatcaTGGAAGAAAAGCAATGGAAAACTAAAGGGTCTAGAACctaaaaattttaacaaCCTAGAATGTAAATATTGGAAAAAGCTCAAAAAAGTGCTACACGAACGTAGTTGTAGTGATTTGAAAGACTGTTCCGAATCACCAGCACGTAATGAAGAAGGCGCTTCTGGAGATCAAGAAgctgaggatgaagatcTTCTAGGTAGTGATGAATCtagtgaagatgaacaaaaGACTACTCAACTCTCACCTCAAGGTGCTATTACTCTTCCTGGACCTAAGGGTGATAAAGGACCTGATGGTAATAATGGTGGAGATGGCGGTACTGTTAAAGATGTTAGTGTTGAAAATGGTAAAATTACTTCAGAACTGTCCGAATATGCTAATCTTACTGATGCCACTAATGAAGCTGCCGAAACTGGTAAATATGGTGCAAAGGATCGAGAGGGATCTAAAACTGATGCTAGAGGTAGTAAAGCTGGCTCACCTAGTGGTAGTGATGGTAAACCTCTTCAAGCACCAAATTATGGTGAATCTCTTAGAACTCAACATATCACTGTCTTACCTGATAACTCATTTGACCAAGTTCCTAATCCTAAAGGTGAAGCTATAGTAGACTCTAAAGTTGAATCTGGTCTTGGTCAAGATGGTAAATCTTCTCTTCATCCTGATACTGCTCCTGTTGGTAATCAAGGTGGTAGTGGACCTGGAGGAGGCTCTGGTGGAAGAACTCAGGCTACTAGTACAATAAGTAACAGTAGTCCGTCATGGGATTTGTTCGGTTCTGGTCTCGGAGGACTAGTGGCTAGAGTTGTTGAAACAGCTGCTACTCTACTTAAACCTGCTCATACTCATGGAGGATTTACTTCTAAATCTCCTCAAGCACCAGATGGTGATCCATCTCCTGGAGCTTCTGCCTCTGGGGTATCTACTGCTCGTACTCCTGAAGAagctcttcttcctgatGAAGCTGCTACTAATAGTCAACCTACTGGAGAATCTactcatcttcctcttactactactactcaTAAATATGAAGGTGGTCAGCCTCCTTCTGAAACTACTGCTCCTGAAGATGCTGAAAGACCTGAACATTCTGCTTTTACTGAAGTTCCTGCTCTCCTTGGTATAGGATCAATATTTGGAGCATCCTCTGGTACTCTCACCGGAGCTGgtgcaacattttttggaggatggaaactttataatcgctataagggagacccttgggttagacagatttag
- a CDS encoding hypothetical protein (encoded by transcript BEWA_002160A) produces the protein MKRREVSLSSSRRSSISERGSARGRGSARRLYDNELTRALYDDSGHKIATGPGRHADPLVPDLDLRPRSARVQESPRSGRRGRIPKAQKQAAESARLAAAAHEHRPEDKPSSRKRGREPSQEPEKKVKRARTGLWFLTDNFLVRFFSGIKTKLFG, from the exons ATG AAGCGCCGCGAAGTATCATTGAGTTCATCTCGTCGTTCCTCCATTTCAGAGCGTGGATCTGCCCGTGGCAGGGGTTCGGCTCGTCGGCTGTACGACAACGAACTCACTCGTGCCTTGTATGACGATTCTGGTCATAAAATCGCAACTGGTCCTGGCAGGCATGCGGACCCTCTAGTTCCCGATCTCGACCTGCGTCCTAGATCCGCTAGGGTTCAAGAGTCTCCAAGAAGTGGCAGACGTGGAAGGATCCCCAAGGCACAGAAGCAAGCCGCAGAGTCTGCTCGTTTGGCTGCTGCAGCCCATGAGCACCGTCCAGAGGATAAGCCAAGCTCCCGCAAGAGGGGACGTGAGCCCTCCCAGGAACCAGAGAAGAAAGTAAAGAGAGCCAGGACCGGATTATGGTTCCTTACAGATAACTTTTTGGTGCGATTCTTCTCCGGCATCAAGACAAAATTGTTCGGATAG
- a CDS encoding hypothetical protein (encoded by transcript BEWA_002170A), with the protein MYNVGINQMYNTVLDGGYPQCPGFDAPESLTKESMLRILEKIIIGKLTDYSDEKIISEEMKRYGYDNTLDALVAFKSVENTYNYDHSFLKERGKLTEKFKKICSNDSIQRVNAEELAILIDTMEEDTPLYLAVFDDFVDPSLLEVIEQRVSSGGEPAEQSHKEDGDQGIAKVHEEEICGSGDKRGHDAKDQSRGEPTDGKVTDSVESSAVTCWTFRCNLAPETKVSSFPAVLCFRNRKVEVSCELQRVS; encoded by the coding sequence ATGTACAACGTAGGAATAAACCAAATGTACAACACCGTACTGGACGGTGGTTACCCTCAGTGTCCTGGATTCGACGCTCCAGAATCTCTGACTAAGGAGTCCATGTTGCGAATCCTGGAGAAGATAATAATCGGCAAACTAACCGACTATTCCGACGAAAAGATCATTTCGGaggagatgaaaaggtaCGGCTATGACAACACGCTGGATGCTCTGGTGGCTTTCAAGAGTGTCGAGAACACTTACAACTACgaccattcattcctcaAGGAGCGTGGTAAACTAACTGAAAAGTTCAAGAAGATATGCTCGAACGACAGCATCCAAAGGGTAAATGCTGAGGAGCTGGCGATTTTAATAGACacaatggaggaagataCACCGCTATATCTTGCAGTATTTGACGACTTTGTGGACCCATCACTGCTTGAGGTTATCGAGCAGAGGGTCAGCTCTGGAGGTGAACCAGCTGAGCAGAGCCATAAAGAGGACGGAGACCAGGGCATAGCAAAGGTCCACGAGGAGGAAATATGCGGCTCAGGGGACAAACGTGGGCACGATGCCAAGGATCAGAGTCGGGGTGAACCCACAGACGGCAAAGTAACCGACAGTGTGGAGTCGAGTGCAGTAACCTGCTGGACTTTTAGATGCAACTTGGCTCCGGAAACAAAAGTCTCTTCATTCCCGGCAGTCTTGTGCTTTAGGAACCGCAAAGTCGAGGTAAGTTGCGAATTACAACGTGTGTCATGA